In the Magnolia sinica isolate HGM2019 chromosome 15, MsV1, whole genome shotgun sequence genome, one interval contains:
- the LOC131227356 gene encoding mechanosensitive ion channel protein 10-like isoform X2 yields MDLNGKAYTKGEKDDVVLVISEEEASKAKNQIRDCRDSLKDAGSCSFSKESESASPILASPLSNDPKDSDSGFSDIDHLKSKVSVSASTLVGSSPSPETVKFCPSPNKPPKHPQTETLTYRSLSRSMVSKPKSRYVELPYPSALKQVEEHLPTKGSTSPYWSSPNRAPPITPKENLKSTTMTPRSLAVEEEEEEIYESCDVPGREKWCRKLKFRVLFEWVSLLCATALLITSLTVNELQNFMIWGLEIWKWCLMVIVIFCGRLVSGWFIYVLVFLIELNFILKKKVLYFVHGLKRSVQVCIWSALVLLSWSLLFDCGVERSKTTSKVLNYVSRTLGTVLIGAVIWLVKTLLVKILASSFHVNTFFDRIQESIYHQYLLQTLSGPPSMEMAEQVGRTKSAQLSLRSVENGKGGEQQKVIDVGKLHKMKQEKVSAWTMKRLVNTITSSGLSTISYTIDESIDEEWVEQKDQEITSELEAKAAAYKIFKNVAKPNCKCIDVEDLMRFLSKEEVASVLPHFEGAAETGKIKKSALRNWVVKVYLERKSLAHSLNDTKTAVKQLNKLVTGVVIVLIIIIWLLLMEFASTKVLVFISSQILVVVFMFGNTCKTIFEGIIFIFVMHPFDVGDRCVIDGVQMVVEEMNILTTIFLRFDNEKIYYPNSVLATRPISNFYRSPNMGDSVEFAVDVSTSMDSIGALKERIKMFWGDGFGYYLQWWAKLLTAPMRENRSDMGKCICMSLEGHTK; encoded by the exons ATGGATTTGAATGGCAAAGCTTACACCAAAGGTGAGAAAGACGATGTTGTTTTGGTAATTTCAGAAGAAGAAGCTTCAAAGGCTAAGAATCAGATCAGGGATTGCAGAGATTCATTAAAAGATGCAGGATCTTGCTCCTTTTCAAAGGAATCGGAATCTGCTAGCCCAATCCTTGCGTCTCCGCTGTCTAATGATCCGAAGGATTCCGATTCTGGATTCTCAGATATTGACCATCTGAAATCGAAAGTCTCCGTTTCTGCTTCAACGTTAGTTGGCAGCAGCCCTTCCCCTGAAACCGTGAAATTCTGTCCGAGTCCAAACAAGCCTCCAAAGCACCCCCAAACTGAAACCCTAACCTACCGTTCACTCTCAAGATCGATGGTCTCAAAGCCTAAGTCGAGATATGTTGAATTGCCCTATCCATCTGCTTTGAAACAGGTGGAAGAACATCTCCCAACGAAAGGCTCGACTTCACCTTACTGGAGTTCGCCAAACCGAGCTCCTCCTATCACTCCCAAGGAAAATCTCAAGAGCACCACGATGACCCCACGGTCGCTTGcggtggaggaagaagaggaagagatttATGAAAGTTGTGATGTCCCTGGACGTGAGAAATGGTGCAGGAAATTGAAATTCAGGGTCCTGTTCGAGTGGGTCTCACTGCTCTGTGCGACCGCATTGCTGATCACAAGCCTGACCGTTAACGAATTGCAGAACTTCATGATCTGGGGTCTGGAAATCTGGAAATGGTGCCTGATGGTGATAGTGATCTTCTGCGGCCGCTTGGTTTCTGGTTGGTTTATATATGTCCTTGTTTTCTTGATCGAACTGAATTTCATACTCAAGAAGAAGGTTCTGTATTTTGTTCATGGTTTGAAGAGAAGTGTTCAGGTCTGTATTTGGTCGGCTTTGGTTCTCCTCAGTTGGTCTCTGCTGTTTGATTGCGGGGTTGAGCGATCAAAGACAACCAGCAAGGTCTTGAATTATGTGTCGAGGACTCTTGGTACGGTTCTGATTGGAGCTGTTATATGGTTGGTGAAGACTCTGTTGGTCAAGATCTTAGCTTCTTCATTCCACGTCAATACATTCTTTGATCGGATTCAAGAATCGATTTATCATCAGTATCTTCTTCAGACCCTCTCGGGGCCTCCATCGATGGAGATGGCTGAGCAGGTTGGGAGGACCAAGAGTGCCCAGTTGAGTTTGAGGAGTGTGGAGAATGGGAAGGGAGGGGAGCAACAAAAGGTGATTGATGTGGGGAAGCTTCATAAGATGAAGCAAGAGAAGGTCTCGGCATGGACCATGAAACGGCTGGTTAACACGATAACGAGCTCTGGATTGTCCACGATTTCATATACGATTGATGAGAGCATCGATGAAGAGTGGGTTGAGCAGAAAGATCAGGAGATTACTAGCGAGTTGGAAGCGAAGGCTGCtgcttataaaattttcaaaaatgttGCCAAGCCCAATTGCAA GTGTATTGATGTGGAGGACCTTATGAGGTTCTTGAGTAAGGAGGAGGTGGCAAGTGTGCTTCCGCATTTCGAAGGTGCTGCAGAAACTGGAAAGATCAAGAAGTCGGCTTTGAGGAACTGGGTG GTTAAGGTCTACCTTGAACGCAAATCACTAGCACATTCCCTGAATGACACCAAAACAGCGGTGAAACAGTTGAACAAGCTAGTAACAGGGGTCGTGATCGTCTTAATTATAATCATATGGCTGCTTTTGATGGAGTTCGCATCAACCAAAGTGCTCGTGTTCATCTCATCTCAGATATTGGTGGTGGTTTTCATGTTTGGAAACACCTGCAAAACCATATTTGAAGGCATCATATTCATATTCGTAATGCACCCATTTGATGTTGGCGACCGTTGTGTTATCGATGGAGTGCAG ATGGTTGTCGAAGAGATGAATATTTTGACGACAATCTTCTTGAGGTTTGACAATGAGAAAATATACTATCCAAATTCGGTGTTGGCAACTAGACCCATCAGCAACTTCTACCGAAGTCCAAACATGGGTGATTCTGTGGAGTTTGCAGTTGATGTTTCAACTTCGATGGATAGTATCGGAGCTCTCAAAGAAAGGATAAAAAT GTTTTGGGGTGATGGATTTGGATATTATTTGCAGTGGTGGGCCAAGCTTCTGACTGCTCCAATGAGAGAAAACAGGAGTGACATGG GAAAATGCATTTGTATGAGTTTGGAGGGTCATACAAAGTGA
- the LOC131227356 gene encoding mechanosensitive ion channel protein 10-like isoform X3 codes for MDLNGKAYTKGEKDDVVLVISEEEASKAKNQIRDCRDSLKDAGSCSFSKESESASPILASPLSNDPKDSDSGFSDIDHLKSKVSVSASTLVGSSPSPETVKFCPSPNKPPKHPQTETLTYRSLSRSMVSKPKSRYVELPYPSALKQVEEHLPTKGSTSPYWSSPNRAPPITPKENLKSTTMTPRSLAVEEEEEEIYESCDVPGREKWCRKLKFRVLFEWVSLLCATALLITSLTVNELQNFMIWGLEIWKWCLMVIVIFCGRLVSGWFIYVLVFLIELNFILKKKVLYFVHGLKRSVQVCIWSALVLLSWSLLFDCGVERSKTTSKVLNYVSRTLGTVLIGAVIWLVKTLLVKILASSFHVNTFFDRIQESIYHQYLLQTLSGPPSMEMAEQVGRTKSAQLSLRSVENGKGGEQQKVIDVGKLHKMKQEKVSAWTMKRLVNTITSSGLSTISYTIDESIDEEWVEQKDQEITSELEAKAAAYKIFKNVAKPNCKCIDVEDLMRFLSKEEVASVLPHFEGAAETGKIKKSALRNWVVKVYLERKSLAHSLNDTKTAVKQLNKLVTGVVIVLIIIIWLLLMEFASTKVLVFISSQILVVVFMFGNTCKTIFEGIIFIFVMHPFDVGDRCVIDGVQMVVEEMNILTTIFLRFDNEKIYYPNSVLATRPISNFYRSPNMGDSVEFAVDVSTSMDSIGALKERIKMFWGDGFGYYLQWWAKLLTAPMRENRSDMGFSCL; via the exons ATGGATTTGAATGGCAAAGCTTACACCAAAGGTGAGAAAGACGATGTTGTTTTGGTAATTTCAGAAGAAGAAGCTTCAAAGGCTAAGAATCAGATCAGGGATTGCAGAGATTCATTAAAAGATGCAGGATCTTGCTCCTTTTCAAAGGAATCGGAATCTGCTAGCCCAATCCTTGCGTCTCCGCTGTCTAATGATCCGAAGGATTCCGATTCTGGATTCTCAGATATTGACCATCTGAAATCGAAAGTCTCCGTTTCTGCTTCAACGTTAGTTGGCAGCAGCCCTTCCCCTGAAACCGTGAAATTCTGTCCGAGTCCAAACAAGCCTCCAAAGCACCCCCAAACTGAAACCCTAACCTACCGTTCACTCTCAAGATCGATGGTCTCAAAGCCTAAGTCGAGATATGTTGAATTGCCCTATCCATCTGCTTTGAAACAGGTGGAAGAACATCTCCCAACGAAAGGCTCGACTTCACCTTACTGGAGTTCGCCAAACCGAGCTCCTCCTATCACTCCCAAGGAAAATCTCAAGAGCACCACGATGACCCCACGGTCGCTTGcggtggaggaagaagaggaagagatttATGAAAGTTGTGATGTCCCTGGACGTGAGAAATGGTGCAGGAAATTGAAATTCAGGGTCCTGTTCGAGTGGGTCTCACTGCTCTGTGCGACCGCATTGCTGATCACAAGCCTGACCGTTAACGAATTGCAGAACTTCATGATCTGGGGTCTGGAAATCTGGAAATGGTGCCTGATGGTGATAGTGATCTTCTGCGGCCGCTTGGTTTCTGGTTGGTTTATATATGTCCTTGTTTTCTTGATCGAACTGAATTTCATACTCAAGAAGAAGGTTCTGTATTTTGTTCATGGTTTGAAGAGAAGTGTTCAGGTCTGTATTTGGTCGGCTTTGGTTCTCCTCAGTTGGTCTCTGCTGTTTGATTGCGGGGTTGAGCGATCAAAGACAACCAGCAAGGTCTTGAATTATGTGTCGAGGACTCTTGGTACGGTTCTGATTGGAGCTGTTATATGGTTGGTGAAGACTCTGTTGGTCAAGATCTTAGCTTCTTCATTCCACGTCAATACATTCTTTGATCGGATTCAAGAATCGATTTATCATCAGTATCTTCTTCAGACCCTCTCGGGGCCTCCATCGATGGAGATGGCTGAGCAGGTTGGGAGGACCAAGAGTGCCCAGTTGAGTTTGAGGAGTGTGGAGAATGGGAAGGGAGGGGAGCAACAAAAGGTGATTGATGTGGGGAAGCTTCATAAGATGAAGCAAGAGAAGGTCTCGGCATGGACCATGAAACGGCTGGTTAACACGATAACGAGCTCTGGATTGTCCACGATTTCATATACGATTGATGAGAGCATCGATGAAGAGTGGGTTGAGCAGAAAGATCAGGAGATTACTAGCGAGTTGGAAGCGAAGGCTGCtgcttataaaattttcaaaaatgttGCCAAGCCCAATTGCAA GTGTATTGATGTGGAGGACCTTATGAGGTTCTTGAGTAAGGAGGAGGTGGCAAGTGTGCTTCCGCATTTCGAAGGTGCTGCAGAAACTGGAAAGATCAAGAAGTCGGCTTTGAGGAACTGGGTG GTTAAGGTCTACCTTGAACGCAAATCACTAGCACATTCCCTGAATGACACCAAAACAGCGGTGAAACAGTTGAACAAGCTAGTAACAGGGGTCGTGATCGTCTTAATTATAATCATATGGCTGCTTTTGATGGAGTTCGCATCAACCAAAGTGCTCGTGTTCATCTCATCTCAGATATTGGTGGTGGTTTTCATGTTTGGAAACACCTGCAAAACCATATTTGAAGGCATCATATTCATATTCGTAATGCACCCATTTGATGTTGGCGACCGTTGTGTTATCGATGGAGTGCAG ATGGTTGTCGAAGAGATGAATATTTTGACGACAATCTTCTTGAGGTTTGACAATGAGAAAATATACTATCCAAATTCGGTGTTGGCAACTAGACCCATCAGCAACTTCTACCGAAGTCCAAACATGGGTGATTCTGTGGAGTTTGCAGTTGATGTTTCAACTTCGATGGATAGTATCGGAGCTCTCAAAGAAAGGATAAAAAT GTTTTGGGGTGATGGATTTGGATATTATTTGCAGTGGTGGGCCAAGCTTCTGACTGCTCCAATGAGAGAAAACAGGAGTGACATGGGTTTCTCTTGCCTATGA
- the LOC131227356 gene encoding mechanosensitive ion channel protein 10-like isoform X1, with protein MDLNGKAYTKGEKDDVVLVISEEEASKAKNQIRDCRDSLKDAGSCSFSKESESASPILASPLSNDPKDSDSGFSDIDHLKSKVSVSASTLVGSSPSPETVKFCPSPNKPPKHPQTETLTYRSLSRSMVSKPKSRYVELPYPSALKQVEEHLPTKGSTSPYWSSPNRAPPITPKENLKSTTMTPRSLAVEEEEEEIYESCDVPGREKWCRKLKFRVLFEWVSLLCATALLITSLTVNELQNFMIWGLEIWKWCLMVIVIFCGRLVSGWFIYVLVFLIELNFILKKKVLYFVHGLKRSVQVCIWSALVLLSWSLLFDCGVERSKTTSKVLNYVSRTLGTVLIGAVIWLVKTLLVKILASSFHVNTFFDRIQESIYHQYLLQTLSGPPSMEMAEQVGRTKSAQLSLRSVENGKGGEQQKVIDVGKLHKMKQEKVSAWTMKRLVNTITSSGLSTISYTIDESIDEEWVEQKDQEITSELEAKAAAYKIFKNVAKPNCKCIDVEDLMRFLSKEEVASVLPHFEGAAETGKIKKSALRNWVVKVYLERKSLAHSLNDTKTAVKQLNKLVTGVVIVLIIIIWLLLMEFASTKVLVFISSQILVVVFMFGNTCKTIFEGIIFIFVMHPFDVGDRCVIDGVQMVVEEMNILTTIFLRFDNEKIYYPNSVLATRPISNFYRSPNMGDSVEFAVDVSTSMDSIGALKERIKMYIESKPQHWQPNHNLVVKEIKNMNKMNMALLINHTTNFQNMGEKISRRSDLIFELKKIFEDLSIKYHLLPQEVHLRYIGSAMPPTLNFGQ; from the exons ATGGATTTGAATGGCAAAGCTTACACCAAAGGTGAGAAAGACGATGTTGTTTTGGTAATTTCAGAAGAAGAAGCTTCAAAGGCTAAGAATCAGATCAGGGATTGCAGAGATTCATTAAAAGATGCAGGATCTTGCTCCTTTTCAAAGGAATCGGAATCTGCTAGCCCAATCCTTGCGTCTCCGCTGTCTAATGATCCGAAGGATTCCGATTCTGGATTCTCAGATATTGACCATCTGAAATCGAAAGTCTCCGTTTCTGCTTCAACGTTAGTTGGCAGCAGCCCTTCCCCTGAAACCGTGAAATTCTGTCCGAGTCCAAACAAGCCTCCAAAGCACCCCCAAACTGAAACCCTAACCTACCGTTCACTCTCAAGATCGATGGTCTCAAAGCCTAAGTCGAGATATGTTGAATTGCCCTATCCATCTGCTTTGAAACAGGTGGAAGAACATCTCCCAACGAAAGGCTCGACTTCACCTTACTGGAGTTCGCCAAACCGAGCTCCTCCTATCACTCCCAAGGAAAATCTCAAGAGCACCACGATGACCCCACGGTCGCTTGcggtggaggaagaagaggaagagatttATGAAAGTTGTGATGTCCCTGGACGTGAGAAATGGTGCAGGAAATTGAAATTCAGGGTCCTGTTCGAGTGGGTCTCACTGCTCTGTGCGACCGCATTGCTGATCACAAGCCTGACCGTTAACGAATTGCAGAACTTCATGATCTGGGGTCTGGAAATCTGGAAATGGTGCCTGATGGTGATAGTGATCTTCTGCGGCCGCTTGGTTTCTGGTTGGTTTATATATGTCCTTGTTTTCTTGATCGAACTGAATTTCATACTCAAGAAGAAGGTTCTGTATTTTGTTCATGGTTTGAAGAGAAGTGTTCAGGTCTGTATTTGGTCGGCTTTGGTTCTCCTCAGTTGGTCTCTGCTGTTTGATTGCGGGGTTGAGCGATCAAAGACAACCAGCAAGGTCTTGAATTATGTGTCGAGGACTCTTGGTACGGTTCTGATTGGAGCTGTTATATGGTTGGTGAAGACTCTGTTGGTCAAGATCTTAGCTTCTTCATTCCACGTCAATACATTCTTTGATCGGATTCAAGAATCGATTTATCATCAGTATCTTCTTCAGACCCTCTCGGGGCCTCCATCGATGGAGATGGCTGAGCAGGTTGGGAGGACCAAGAGTGCCCAGTTGAGTTTGAGGAGTGTGGAGAATGGGAAGGGAGGGGAGCAACAAAAGGTGATTGATGTGGGGAAGCTTCATAAGATGAAGCAAGAGAAGGTCTCGGCATGGACCATGAAACGGCTGGTTAACACGATAACGAGCTCTGGATTGTCCACGATTTCATATACGATTGATGAGAGCATCGATGAAGAGTGGGTTGAGCAGAAAGATCAGGAGATTACTAGCGAGTTGGAAGCGAAGGCTGCtgcttataaaattttcaaaaatgttGCCAAGCCCAATTGCAA GTGTATTGATGTGGAGGACCTTATGAGGTTCTTGAGTAAGGAGGAGGTGGCAAGTGTGCTTCCGCATTTCGAAGGTGCTGCAGAAACTGGAAAGATCAAGAAGTCGGCTTTGAGGAACTGGGTG GTTAAGGTCTACCTTGAACGCAAATCACTAGCACATTCCCTGAATGACACCAAAACAGCGGTGAAACAGTTGAACAAGCTAGTAACAGGGGTCGTGATCGTCTTAATTATAATCATATGGCTGCTTTTGATGGAGTTCGCATCAACCAAAGTGCTCGTGTTCATCTCATCTCAGATATTGGTGGTGGTTTTCATGTTTGGAAACACCTGCAAAACCATATTTGAAGGCATCATATTCATATTCGTAATGCACCCATTTGATGTTGGCGACCGTTGTGTTATCGATGGAGTGCAG ATGGTTGTCGAAGAGATGAATATTTTGACGACAATCTTCTTGAGGTTTGACAATGAGAAAATATACTATCCAAATTCGGTGTTGGCAACTAGACCCATCAGCAACTTCTACCGAAGTCCAAACATGGGTGATTCTGTGGAGTTTGCAGTTGATGTTTCAACTTCGATGGATAGTATCGGAGCTCTCAAAGAAAGGATAAAAAT GTACATAGAGAGCAAACCTCAGCACTGGCAACCTAACCACAACTTAGTGGTCAAGGAGATCAAGAATATGAATAAGATGAACATGGCTCTATTGATCAACCACACCACGAACTTTCAGAACATGGGTGAAAAGATTAGCCGTAGATCTGATCTCATCTTCGAGTTGAAGAAAATATTCGAAGACCTCTCGATTAAATATCACCTTCTGCCTCAAGAAGTTCACCTCCGTTACATTGGCTCTGCAATGCCACCGACATTGAACTTTGGACAGTGA
- the LOC131227357 gene encoding uncharacterized protein LOC131227357 isoform X1: MASLSSSLSIFSNTPSHSLSFHSSSQNPLKSSIPSTRSHTPSLICCSSKKKTSFTDQILDYIEGGPKLRKWYGALDILPKDGGLVDEDDESPEAEEIQDAVLVTDGDSEIGQMVILSLILKRSRVKALVKDKRAMVEAFGTYVESMAGDVSDRSFLKKALKGVRAVICPPNGGFLSDVGNMKGIQHIILLSQLAVYRGSSGIQALMNRNARKLAERDEAAVIASGIPYTIIRAGSLQNSPGGEQGFSFKEGSATQGRLSKEDAALICVEALDAVPQKGLVFEVVNGGEKVSDWKECFASLITMEQQLQ, translated from the exons ATGGCTtctctctcttcatctctctctattttctccaacaccccctctcactctctctccttccacTCTTCTTCTCAGAATCCATTAAAGAGCTCAATTCCATCAACCAGATCCCATACTCCATCTCTCATTTGCTGCTCTTCCAAGAAGAAAACTAGCTTCACCGATCAGATTCTCGACTACATCGAAG GCGGACCAAAATTGAGGAAGTGGTATGGAGCGCTGGATATACTCCCAAAAGATGGAGGTCTTGTAGATGAAGACGATGAATCGCCAG AAGCAGAGGAAATTCAAGATGCAGTGTTGGTGACGGACGGAGATAGTGAAATTGGTCAG ATGGTAATACTATCATTGATTTTAAAACGATCTCGAGTGAAGGCGCTTGTCAAGGATAAGCGGGCCATGGTTGAAGCCTTTGGGACTTATGTCGAG TCAATGGCAGGAGATGTGAGCGATCGGTCCTTCCTTAAGAAGGCTCTGAAAGGCGTCCGTGCAGTGATATGCCCTCCAAAT GGAGGATTCTTATCAGATGTCGGGAACATGAAAGGCATACAACATATCATTCTTCTTTCTCAG TTGGCCGTTTATAGAGGCAGCAGTGGCATCCAAGCTCTCATGAACAGAAACGCGAGGAAGCTCGCCGAGAGAGATGAAGCAGCGGTGATTGCATCCGGCATCCCCTACACCATCATCAGAGCTGGCTCATTGCAAAATAGCCCCGGTGGTGAGCAAGGTTTCAGCTTTAAAGag GGAAGCGCAACACAAGGAAGACTCAGCAAAGAGGATGCTGCTCTCATCTGTGTAGAGGCACTTGATGCAGTTCCACAGAAAGGACTGGTTTTTGAG GTGGTGAATGGGGGAGAAAAGGTTTCAGATTGGAAAGAATGCTTTGCATCTCTTATAACAATGGAGCAGCAGCTTCAATAA
- the LOC131227357 gene encoding uncharacterized protein LOC131227357 isoform X3 — translation MASLSSSLSIFSNTPSHSLSFHSSSQNPLKSSIPSTRSHTPSLICCSSKKKTSFTDQILDYIEGGPKLRKWYGALDILPKDGGLVDEDDESPEAEEIQDAVLVTDGDSEIGQMVILSLILKRSRVKALVKDKRAMVEAFGTYVESMAGDVSDRSFLKKALKGVRAVICPPNVWRILIRCREHERHTTYHSSFSGSSGIQALMNRNARKLAERDEAAVIASGIPYTIIRAGSLQNSPGGEQGFSFKEGSATQGRLSKEDAALICVEALDAVPQKGLVFEVVNGGEKVSDWKECFASLITMEQQLQ, via the exons ATGGCTtctctctcttcatctctctctattttctccaacaccccctctcactctctctccttccacTCTTCTTCTCAGAATCCATTAAAGAGCTCAATTCCATCAACCAGATCCCATACTCCATCTCTCATTTGCTGCTCTTCCAAGAAGAAAACTAGCTTCACCGATCAGATTCTCGACTACATCGAAG GCGGACCAAAATTGAGGAAGTGGTATGGAGCGCTGGATATACTCCCAAAAGATGGAGGTCTTGTAGATGAAGACGATGAATCGCCAG AAGCAGAGGAAATTCAAGATGCAGTGTTGGTGACGGACGGAGATAGTGAAATTGGTCAG ATGGTAATACTATCATTGATTTTAAAACGATCTCGAGTGAAGGCGCTTGTCAAGGATAAGCGGGCCATGGTTGAAGCCTTTGGGACTTATGTCGAG TCAATGGCAGGAGATGTGAGCGATCGGTCCTTCCTTAAGAAGGCTCTGAAAGGCGTCCGTGCAGTGATATGCCCTCCAAATGTAT GGAGGATTCTTATCAGATGTCGGGAACATGAAAGGCATACAACATATCATTCTTCTTTCTCAG GCAGCAGTGGCATCCAAGCTCTCATGAACAGAAACGCGAGGAAGCTCGCCGAGAGAGATGAAGCAGCGGTGATTGCATCCGGCATCCCCTACACCATCATCAGAGCTGGCTCATTGCAAAATAGCCCCGGTGGTGAGCAAGGTTTCAGCTTTAAAGag GGAAGCGCAACACAAGGAAGACTCAGCAAAGAGGATGCTGCTCTCATCTGTGTAGAGGCACTTGATGCAGTTCCACAGAAAGGACTGGTTTTTGAG GTGGTGAATGGGGGAGAAAAGGTTTCAGATTGGAAAGAATGCTTTGCATCTCTTATAACAATGGAGCAGCAGCTTCAATAA
- the LOC131227357 gene encoding uncharacterized protein LOC131227357 isoform X2, producing the protein MASLSSSLSIFSNTPSHSLSFHSSSQNPLKSSIPSTRSHTPSLICCSSKKKTSFTDQILDYIEGGPKLRKWYGALDILPKDGGLVDEDDESPEAEEIQDAVLVTDGDSEIGQMVILSLILKRSRVKALVKDKRAMVEAFGTYVESMAGDVSDRSFLKKALKGVRAVICPPNGGFLSDVGNMKGIQHIILLSQLAVYRGSSGIQALMNRNARKLAERDEAAVIASGIPYTIIRAGSLQNSPGGEQGFSFKEGSATQGRLSKEDAALICVEALDAVPQKGLVFEVVNVGEKVSDWKECFASLITIEQQLQ; encoded by the exons ATGGCTtctctctcttcatctctctctattttctccaacaccccctctcactctctctccttccacTCTTCTTCTCAGAATCCATTAAAGAGCTCAATTCCATCAACCAGATCCCATACTCCATCTCTCATTTGCTGCTCTTCCAAGAAGAAAACTAGCTTCACCGATCAGATTCTCGACTACATCGAAG GCGGACCAAAATTGAGGAAGTGGTATGGAGCGCTGGATATACTCCCAAAAGATGGAGGTCTTGTAGATGAAGACGATGAATCGCCAG AAGCAGAGGAAATTCAAGATGCAGTGTTGGTGACGGACGGAGATAGTGAAATTGGTCAG ATGGTAATACTATCATTGATTTTAAAACGATCTCGAGTGAAGGCGCTTGTCAAGGATAAGCGGGCCATGGTTGAAGCCTTTGGGACTTATGTCGAG TCAATGGCAGGAGATGTGAGCGATCGGTCCTTCCTTAAGAAGGCTCTGAAAGGCGTCCGTGCAGTGATATGCCCTCCAAAT GGAGGATTCTTATCAGATGTCGGGAACATGAAAGGCATACAACATATCATTCTTCTTTCTCAG TTGGCCGTTTATAGAGGCAGCAGTGGCATCCAAGCTCTCATGAACAGAAACGCGAGGAAGCTCGCCGAGAGAGATGAAGCAGCGGTGATTGCATCCGGCATCCCCTACACCATCATCAGAGCTGGCTCATTGCAAAATAGCCCCGGTGGTGAGCAAGGTTTCAGCTTTAAAGag GGAAGCGCAACACAAGGAAGACTCAGCAAAGAGGATGCTGCTCTCATCTGTGTAGAGGCACTTGATGCAGTTCCACAGAAAGGACTGGTTTTTGAG GTGGTGAATGTGGGAGAAAAGGTTTCAGATTGGAAAGAATGCTTTGCATCTCTTATAACAATTGAGCAGCAGCTTCAATAA